The Anomaloglossus baeobatrachus isolate aAnoBae1 chromosome 5, aAnoBae1.hap1, whole genome shotgun sequence genome includes the window acttgtTGTTTTGAAGATTATACAATAAAGCAAGGTTACATCATAGAATAGAAAGACAAATATGTCATATTGCTCATTAATACTATCTGGTAAAGTTAACGTTGCCCTTATTATACCATGGGTCAAATATCTTAACAAAAAGCATATGACACTTCTGTCAGACACTTCATCACCTGAGTCAAAGGGGAATCAAGCCAAGGCTTCCATACCTTATCAAAGTTTTGAAGACAATGTCCACTTTTATATAGCACACTCTGATAGGAAGCAGCAGAAATGACCATATTGATCAAGTGTGAAACCAATTAATCTCATAGTGATAGCCATACAAGCCAAAAAATGTttccctaaggcccctttcacacgtcagtgattctggtacgtttgtgcttttttttaaacgtaaaagaatcacggacatacgcagacgcattataatgaatgggtctgctcacacgtcagtgatttgtcactgcacgtgtctccgtgcagcgtacccgcgtgtgcgtgattgctgcacggagacatgtccatttttttctggcatcactgatgttccacggaccacgcagtggtgtggtccgtgaaacatgtgccagaaaaaaacgtacttttaaaataaaaaacattttaactcacccggcgtccagcgatgtcctctgcagcccgtgcagcttgctccttctgtgccggctgattactgtcgcgcatattcattatgcgcgacacagccgacccggaagcagctgctgcaggggtcaccgccggccggatgctgcgtcgcgggagcgatcagcaccacggacagcgggagcgggcgcaggtgagtgaatctctaagtgcaatcacgggccacggagaacggagcccggattgcacttagacaacccacgtgtgccgtgattttcggcacacgcagggacatgtgcgtgttttacacgccagtgaaaaacgtcactgtttttcactgacgtgtgaaacgggcctaagaaaaATGCAAGGGTATTGAGCCAGGGTCTCCATCAAGTATATCCAATAGGCACATCTTAAGAAGATTTAAGTGGAGATAGCTACGACCACCTTCCAAAAGGAGGGCAATACCACCTTAGGTGTATAAAATCTGCTGCCTCCTCCCCATACGTATGGTTGATATAATATGGATATACCCTTATAGGTGTCACGTAGCATTGATGGACTATATATGTTTGGATTAGCTTGTTATTAATTGCAGCTAAAACAAATTGCTGGGAGGCCAAGGCTTTGGTTATGCTTTTAAAACTATTGAtgcctggaaaaaaaaaattactatcTGAAAACCCTTTGAAGCAGGGGTGGGGATCattacctgcggcccccgggcagattcccaaaGACCACAGTGCTCAGGCGCCAGCCATGTCTTGCTGGCTGCTGACCTTTTAAACCCCGCACACAATACACATCCaccaacctggaaggagcccatacattctaggctcaactatGCACATACTGTGAGGTCAAGGAACCCCAGTCATGTCTAGGCTcagtagtgatgtatattccttccAGCGCTCCCCTgtgctgtatatgcccccagcgtctcatgtgatgtatatgccctcagcagttCCAGCCCACACAAACCTAGTAAAGCAGTTGAGAAGGAATAAGATCAATGtctcctaatattacagctgcaccaaaaacaagaagctccagccgccacagtgagttaattgtttgactaaatatagtagggtaatttgtaagttgatgattttgtgcggcccccgaatgaTGGTACAAATTTTCAAATTGCCTCTGGCCGAAAAAAGGTTCTCCACTCCTGCAttgaagaataggccatcaatactGTGATGCTGGAAACCTGATGAAGTATGCTATGTACTGTCATTCCGAGCGAGCATGTCAGAATTAATAGCTGAGAGGTAAATTTGGATGACCTCAGCATAACATTCTTGGAagctaataaatttgcaaaaatgttctATACACCACAAAAGTATTTGTCCTATGCATTCAGTAGTGTCGAGGAGTCACATGTGATGTCCTGCCTTAacttattgatttttatttttcattaaaaaGCTGGGATATTCAAATtttgtttttattctcagcagatgGATTTACGGAAAACTCAGGACATCTGACCTCTTTATCCGCGGATTGTAAATTAGATGTCAAAAATATCGCAATAAACACTTCAAAAGAAAACGTCATCAACCCGAATCAACTGTCATTTCTTCACAGCAAGCAGCCGTTATCTGATCCCTCTACTTCATTAGATCAGTCATTCATAACTCAACAAAGCACAGGTCAAAAGGGGGACAAATTGTTCCCATGTCCTCAGTGTGGAAAATATTTTAAAAGCAAGGCAAGTCTACTTAAACATCAGCTACTTCATTTAGATAAGAAACCATATTCATGCTCGCAATGTGAGAAAGGTTTTACCCAGAAATCGGGTCttattaaacatgagagaattcatacaGATGAGAGGCCATTTCCATGTactaaatgtgggaaaagttttacaCAGAAATCCGTTCTTGTTGAACACCAGAGAGGTCACtcaggagagaaaccattttcatgtacagaatgcgggaaatgttttacctgGAAATCTGTTCTTTTTGAACATCAGAAAACACATACAGGAAATAAACCATATACATGCGAGGCGTGCGGCAAATGTTTCACTCAAAAATCGAATCTGGTTgatcatcagaaaactcacacaggagagaagccattttcttgttttgATTGTGGAAAATGCTTTAGCCGTAAATCTGGTCTTGTTCAACATCAACGACTTCACACAGGGGAAAATCCATGTAtgcaatgtgggaaatattttacccaAAAATCGGATCTTCTTAAACATCAACGGACTCACACTGGGGAGAGGCCATTCTCATGTTTaatatgtggaaaatgttttacccaGAAGTCATCTCTTGTTGGACATCAgaaatgtcacacaggggagaagccattttcatgtttagagtgtggAAAACGTTTTACTCGAAAATCGGTTTTGTTGGACCATCAGAAAACACACACAGGCGAGAGGCCTTACCCATGtttggattgtgggaaatgttttgcccaaaaatcagatcttgttgttcaTCACagagttcacacaggggagaaaccatattcatgtgcagaatgtggaaaatgctttACTCAGAAATCATCCCTTGctgaacatcagaaaattcacacaggtgagaagccattctcatgttctgaatgtgggaaatgcttcatCCAGAAATCTTCTCTTGTTAAGCATCAGATGACTCACATAGGGCCTCAATCATATTCAGTAA containing:
- the LOC142311217 gene encoding uncharacterized protein LOC142311217 isoform X1, whose amino-acid sequence is MDKDRKKLSETLLNLALEIVYLLTGEECTVVKKTPCESGIPTNHPNASREQSQTQSTITCLQIYSIINIRKNRTKILDLTNKIIEVLTGEDFTEYFSMEKWKYVEGHSDLYKDDMNDDQQPMASPGGSSNTSTPKRSASPFFSQDCPEDHEAENLIDIKVEVMDGDESYGIGDVQCKEEEIPVEISTPDGFTENSGHLTSLSADCKLDVKNIAINTSKENVINPNQLSFLHSKQPLSDPSTSLDQSFITQQSTGQKGDKLFPCPQCGKYFKSKASLLKHQLLHLDKKPYSCSQCEKGFTQKSGLIKHERIHTDERPFPCTKCGKSFTQKSVLVEHQRGHSGEKPFSCTECGKCFTWKSVLFEHQKTHTGNKPYTCEACGKCFTQKSNLVDHQKTHTGEKPFSCFDCGKCFSRKSGLVQHQRLHTGENPCMQCGKYFTQKSDLLKHQRTHTGERPFSCLICGKCFTQKSSLVGHQKCHTGEKPFSCLECGKRFTRKSVLLDHQKTHTGERPYPCLDCGKCFAQKSDLVVHHRVHTGEKPYSCAECGKCFTQKSSLAEHQKIHTGEKPFSCSECGKCFIQKSSLVKHQMTHIGPQSYSVSEIFYPEINVLPAENSIKEEAFLNVQCVENDLPEDETCEDISVLSPD
- the LOC142311217 gene encoding uncharacterized protein LOC142311217 isoform X2 produces the protein MDKDRKKLSETLLNLALEIVYLLTGEECTVVKKTPCESGIPTNHPNASREQSQTQSTITCLQIYSIINIRKNRTKILDLTNKIIEVLTGEDFTEYFSMEKWKYVEGHSDLYKDDMNDDQQPMASPGGSSNTSTPKRSASPFFSQDCPEDHEAENLIDIKVEVMDGDESYGIGDVQCKEEEIPVEISTHGFTENSGHLTSLSADCKLDVKNIAINTSKENVINPNQLSFLHSKQPLSDPSTSLDQSFITQQSTGQKGDKLFPCPQCGKYFKSKASLLKHQLLHLDKKPYSCSQCEKGFTQKSGLIKHERIHTDERPFPCTKCGKSFTQKSVLVEHQRGHSGEKPFSCTECGKCFTWKSVLFEHQKTHTGNKPYTCEACGKCFTQKSNLVDHQKTHTGEKPFSCFDCGKCFSRKSGLVQHQRLHTGENPCMQCGKYFTQKSDLLKHQRTHTGERPFSCLICGKCFTQKSSLVGHQKCHTGEKPFSCLECGKRFTRKSVLLDHQKTHTGERPYPCLDCGKCFAQKSDLVVHHRVHTGEKPYSCAECGKCFTQKSSLAEHQKIHTGEKPFSCSECGKCFIQKSSLVKHQMTHIGPQSYSVSEIFYPEINVLPAENSIKEEAFLNVQCVENDLPEDETCEDISVLSPD